DNA from Leptospira saintgironsiae:
ACAGGTTTTAAGGCAGAAACATGAAGAGCCTCTAAAGGCGAGTTAGAGAATAAGATCTCTTTCCACAGGAAACTATCCGTCATAAAAACGAGCATATAAAGTTTCGGTTTTAAACGCAAAATGAATTCTTTCTTAGATCTTAGCCCTCTGGGTGTTTTTAGAACATTCGTTTTGTAAGCCAAAATCCAGTTGCTAGATTCGTATTCCTACTGCATGATAGATATATAAGTGGAATTTATTGAACGATCGTTCTCCAAACGACAAAACAAACAAAGTTCGGTCAAAATTTACTAAAGGCCAGAACATTAGGAGAATATAATGGAACCTGAAATTTATACACCCCATAATAAATTAAAATTTGTGACTGCCGCTTCACTTTTTGACGGACATGATGCTTCTATCAATATCATGAGAAGAATACTTCAATCTTCTGGAGCAGAAGTAGTTCACCTTGGTCATAATAGATCAGTCCAAGAAATCGTAGACTGTGCCATCCAAGAAGATGTGCAAGGAATTGCAGTCACAAGTTACCAAGGTGGTCATGTAGAATATTTCAAATATATGATAGATCTTCTGAAAGAAAAAGAAAGTTCTCATATAAAAGTATTCGGCGGAGGTGGAGGAACTATCCTTCCCTCCGAGATTCAAGAGTTAGAAGCTTATGGAGTTTCTAAAATTTATTCTCCAGATGATGGTCGCTCCTTAGGATTACAAGGAATGATCAACGATCTATTACAAAAATCTGATTTTATTCCACCACATAGATTTAATGGAAATCTTTTCGCAGAGATCCGCAAAAAAAATCCGATCGCAATCGCAGAATCAATCTCCTTAGTGGAATCTTCTGAAAATGATCCTAAAAAAATAGACCCTGGAAAATTGGATTTTCCACTTTCCAAAAAGACGATTCCGATTTTAGGAATTACTGGAACAGGAGGAGCAGGAAAATCTTCCCTTACAGATGAATTAGTCAGAAGATTTATCCATGACTTCGAAGACAAAACAATTGCTATTATATCAGTAGACCCTTCCAAAAGAAAAACAGGAGGAGCACTTTTAGGAGATAGAATACGTATGAACTCTATCTCTCATCCAAGAGTTTATATGAGATCATTTGCAACTAGAGAAGCAAATATCGCATTGAACAGAAATGTCAAAAAAAGTCTGGATGTTCTCAAAAGTTCTGAATTCGACTTAGTGATCGTAGAAACAGCGGGGATTGGACAAAGTGATTCAGAGATCACAGAAGTTTCCGATCTTTCACTATACGTGATGACTCCTGAATTTGGAGCCGCCACTCAATTAGAAAAAATTGATATGATCGATTATGCGGATTTGATTGCAGTTAATAAATGTGACAAAAGAGGAGCATTAGACGCAATCAGAGATGTCCAAAAACAATTCCAAAGATCCAGAAAACTATTCGATCAAGGGCCTGAAACGATGCCAGTATTCGGCACAATCGCTTCTCAATTTAATGATCCTGGCACAAATAATCTATATGTTGCACTGATTGATTCTTTGAATAAAAAATTCAATCTGGATTGGAAATCTAATTTTGCTGCAAGCGCAGAGACTAGCCAAAAGATCCATATCATCCCTCCAGATAGACAAAGATATCTAGCTGAGATCGCGGAAGAATGCGAGAAATACGAGAATTTCGTCAAAAAAGAATCCGAAACTGCAGAAGTTTTATATAGGATCAAAGGTACGATAGAAGTATTAAAAGAAAGAGGCAAAAACGTCTCTGACTTGGAAGAAGAATACTCCAAAAGAGAAGAAGGACTTCATCCTGATACTAAAAAGATCCTGAAAGAATGGGATTCTAAATTAGAAAAATATTCTGGAGAATTTTTCACTTATAAAGTCAGAGACAAAGAGATCAAGGTAGAGAATTTTACAAAATCTTTAAGTAATCTGAATATCCCTAAGGTTTCCGTTCCTAAATTCCGCAACTGGGGCGAAATTGTAAAATGGTCTTATACTGAAAACTTCCCGGGAGAATTTCCATTTGCTGCTGGGGTATTTCCTTTTAAAAGAACCGGCGAAGATCCTACTCGTATGTTCGCAGGAGAAGGCGGACCAGAAAGAACAAACGCAAGATTCCACTACGTTAGCCATGGAATGCCGGCTCATCGTTTGAGTACTGCATTCGATTCTGTTACATTATATGGAGAAGATCCTGGACTTCGTCCAGATATTTATGGTAAGATCGGAAACTCCGGAGTGAGCATCGCTACCTTAGATGATGCTAAAAAACTCTACTCTGGTTTTGATCTTTGTAGCCCTAGCACTTCTGTGTCCATGACGATTAACGGACCGGCACCGATGCTTCTATCCTTCTTCTTAAATACCGCGATTGATCAAACCTGCGAAAAATATATTCGTGCAGAAGGAAAAGTAGAAGAAGCAAAATCCAAACTTGCGGAGATCTATTCTAAAAAAGGTGTTCCTGTTCCTCACTATAAAGGAGAGATCCCGAAAGGAAATGATGGTCTAGGCCTTCTTCTTTTAGGAACAACCGGTGATCAGATCCTTCCTAAGGAAGTTTATGAAAAGATAAAGAAAGAAACTCTTTCTTCTGTTCGAGGAACTGTTCAGGCGGATATCTTAAAAGAAGACCAGGCACAGAATACATGTATCTTCTCCACTGAATTTGCTCTGAAGTTAATGGGTGATATACAGGAATATTTTATCTGGAATAAGATACGTAATTTTTATTCTGTTTCTATTTCAGGATATCATATAGCAGAGGCAGGAGCAAATCCGATCACTCAGGTTGCCTTCACTCTTGCAAATGGTTTTACATTTGTGGAATATTATCTTTCACGCGGAATGAAGATTGATGATTTTGCTCCGAATCTTTCCTTCTTCTTCTCCAATGGAATTGATCCTGAATATGCAGTCATTGGAAGAGTGGCGCGTAAGATCTGGGCCAAGAGTATGAAATATAAATACAGCGGATCTGAACGTTCTCAGATGTTAAAATACCATATCCAAACTTCTGGACGTTCTTTACACGCACAAGAGATTGCATTCAACGATATTCGAACCACCTTACAAGCTTTATATGCAATCTATGATAATTGTAATAGTTTGCATACGAATGCATATGATGAAGCAATCACAACTCCTACAGAAGAATCTGTAAGAAGAGCAATGGCAATCCAGCTCATCATCAATAGAGAATTGGGTCTGGCTAAAAACGAAAATCCTCTACAAGGTTCCTTTATCATTGATGATCTTTCTGCTCTAGTAGAAGAGGCAATCTTGTCTGAGTTCAGACGTATCTCTGAAAGAGGCGGAGTTCTAGGTGCAATGGAAAGAATGTACCAAAGAAATAAGATCCAAGAAGAATCTCTGGAGTATGAACACAGAAAACATACTGGAGAAATTCCAGTAATAGGTGTGAATACTTTCTTAGGAAAAGATGGATCTCCTACAATTCTTCCAGAAGAAGTAATCCGCTCCACTGAAGATGAGAAAAAAGCGCAGATCAGAGAGTTGGAGGCATTCCAATTCAGGAATAAAGAGGAATCTTCTGAGGCCCTGAAAAATTTACAAGCCGCTTGCCTATCCGGAGAGAACGGATTCGAAGCATTGGTAGAAGCAGGAAAGGTTTGTTCTTTGGGACAAATGACCCATTCTCTTTACGAAGTGGGCGGCCAATATAGAAGAAGTATGTGACCGAGCGAGTGATACAAATCAATTCAGAGGACCTTTTTTTGTTTCCCTTAGGGTTTCAAGGTAGAAAATTTGGTCCAAGGCCATGACTTCTTCTGCAATCCAGTTTACAGAGACACATGTATACGCTGAAAAAAAACGGTTTAGAGTCGTTTTTGTGCGGAACGTATGTTCTGTCGAAACCGAAGAAATCGGCCTAATCCTGCAAAAGATCCAAGAAATCCAGCCGACCGTTGTAGAGCTAGATCTCGAAAACGTAGTCGCAATCCCTTCTCTTATACTGAATCGGATCTTAAAACTTTTGGCGGAATTAAAGTCCAAAGGAGTCCCGGTGGAAATCAAAACCAGCGAAGGACTCAAAACTGTTCTGAATCGACTGAAAATCTCCCTACAATGAAAACGATTTCTATCATTCTGACCCAATGTTTCCTATTCCAAAGTTTGGTATTCGGAAGCGGTTGGTTCTGTGGAATGCTCGCGGGTGAGATCAAACTTTGCCATTGTAATCACGGAAGCCAAAAAGAAAAACACTCAGATTCTGAAGATTCCAGATTCTCTTCCAAACTCGCTGATAGCGGAGAAGATCATTCTAATTCAAAACCTTCTTCCCTACCCGACTGTCATTCCGCTAAATCGGGTGAAGCACATAAATGTGCCTGTAAAAAAGCAAAAGATAAGGCCTCTTATTTAAGCGGGACTATCTGCACTCAATTTTTCACTTATTCCAAATTAGAAAACATAGCTCCTGAAACTCTTGGCTCAGAACTTCTGAGCCGTATTCAAGAAGGTTGCGGAGTGTTTGTTTCTTTCGATCTAGAAAGACCCCCTCAATTCTCCTAAACATTTTCTAAACCTCGAACGAGGAAGCGGAGGATATACCTATATCCTTACGCTAATACGAAAAATCGGAAAGTAAAACACTTTCCACAGGAGAATATTATGAAATCATTATGTAGATCCGTAATCGCGGCCGCTTCATTAATTTTTATAGGTTGTGACGGATCGTCCAGCCCAAACGCCGCTCTTTTAGCATTAGCTACCCTGAGCCCACCAGGAATTGAATTTAAAGCAGTAGTCGGAGATAGCGATGCCAGCTGCGGAGGAGATATTACAGGGCATGGAGATAGTCATTCTAGCTCTGTAACGATCCAACATGTGGCAGGAGTTATGCCAATCGGACTTAAAGATCTTAGATTTTATGTTTCTGAATTTGAACTTGTAGATCAAAACGATAATATAATCACTTTAGATGTTCCTAATACTGGAGCTTGGCAGTACGGTGGAGTTGCACTTCTTGACTTTGAAAACGGAAAAGGAAGTTGTAGCGGGACTACGGAAACAAACAATTTTGTCCAAGCTTCTGTAGAAAATAAAACCTACAAAACTCTTAGATTCACTTTGGGAGTTCCAGAAAGTTTAAATCATATCGATTACAGTGTTGCTCCTAGTCCATTAAATGTTTCTGGACTCGCTTGGAGCTGGACCATGGGTTATAGATTTTTCGTAGGAGAATTTCTCTCTAATGATGCTGCAACTCTTGGAAATGCAGCAGTTCTACATATAGGATCTGCCGGCTGTTCCGAATCGGCTGGAGTTTATACCTGCACCAATTCCAACCGGACTGTGATTGAACTAACTCCTACCGAAGGATTCAATCCATTCACACAAAAGGTTCAATTCGACCTTAAAAAAGCTGTGACAGGTTGGGATATCAGCACTGGAAGCAAAAGTTGCCATTCTATGGGGGCCATGGATAGCGCGACCTGTTCCTTAGTGTATCCGAATTTCGGTTTGGATTATTCTACCGGCAATGCTGGGTCCACCACACAGACAGTATTTGGAATAATTTCCAAATAGGAATTATAACGATGGTTTCGGTCAATTCGGCTGAAACCGGAGTATTTTATGAATAAATATATTACGTTTTCTTTACTCTTCCTTCTACTTTTTCAATGTACACAATTGGGGCTGGCGAAAGAAAAAAGTTCCGGATCAGAAAGTATACTTTTACTTTTAGGAACTTCTCCTTCCGAAGGAACTCCATATACCTGGGATCTTCCTGCGGGATTTCCTGCGCCGAAAGTTCCAAGTGATAATCCAATCACCGTGGAGAAAATAGATCTAGGAAGGTTTTTATTTTATGATACAAGATTATCTGAAAATGAAACCCAATCCTGTGGAAGTTGCCATAAACAAGAAAATGCGTTTACCGATGGGCTAACTGTTTCCGTTGGTTCTACAGGTCAGTCTCATCCGAGAAATGCACAACATCTTTCTAACGTCGCCTATAATCTTAGGCAAACTTGGGCAAATCCAGTTTTAAAAAAATTAGAAGACCAAGCAAGAGTTCCTATGTTCGGGGACAATCCAGTTGAATTAGGAATGAAAGACAGAGAAGATCTTTTGTTAGAAAGGCTTTCGACCGATTCTGACTACGTTTCTAAATTCAAATCCGCCTTTCCAAACGACCAAAATCCTTTCAGTATATTAAATATTACGAAAGCTTTATCCAGTTTCCAAAGAACCTTTATCTCCGGAAATTCTGCATACGATCGATACCAGGCTGGAGATTTTTCTGCCCTAAGCCCTTCTGCAATCCGAGGTAAAAACCTATTCTTTGGAGAAAAAGCAGAATGTTTCCATTGCCATGGTGGTTTCAATTTTACAGATACAGTCCTTCACACAGGAACGGTTTTCGAAGAAGTTACATTTCATAATAATGGATTAGATTCTTCCAGATTTGTAAGTCCGAACGGCGGATTGTATGAATTCACATTTAAGGAAGAAGATCGTGGAAAATTCAGAGCACCTTCTCTGCGTAACGTAGAACTTACTGCACCCTATATGCATGATGGCTCAATTCCGGATCTATTATCTGTAGTGAATCATTATGTAAACGGTGGAACGGGAGACGGAACTACAAATCCATATAGAGATGTTTTTGTAAGAAGTTTCTCCTTAAGTGAATCCGAAAAACAGGATTTGGTTGAATTCCTAAAAAGCCTAACAGACACGGAATTTACAACCAATCCTAAATTCCAGGATCCGTTCTGAAATTTTAGATAAATATGATGAAGAATAAAATAAAATTCGAATATATCTTACTATTCTTATTGTCCTTCCAAGCATGCGCCTATGGAACCTTAGGGAACTCCACGGAAGAAAGATCCACAGAACTTCAGGCGTTATTCCGTATTATGGATGAAAGAAGAGCGATCATTTCTCCTTGGTTATACTACTCGGATGACCAAGGAGATTCTGATATAGGTTCTTTTACATTAAGTGGGAGTTCTACTTATCAGATACAACTCACCGGGAACGAAGTAGTATTAGAAAGTATTTCAATGCTATTCAAGGGGCCTGAAAATTCTTTTTCTGTCTCCTCTTCCTCTACAGATGGCAAGGTCCATGTGTTTCATTCAGGTGGTTCAGAAACTCCTACAACAGGAACAGGCTCTTATTCCCACAAATACGGGATCAAGGGAAGTTTTTCTGCAGGAGATATTTCTGCCTCTGATTTTAACACTTTAACTGGACCGGTAAAAAGGCAAAGTTTATCCCCTTTTCCTGCTGTTCCATACGGAACCTTGCAACATATTTATGGGGAATTTTCCGACCTTCTGCTTACATTCCAGATATTTAATGGATCAACAACCAAAACGGTTCATGTAGAATTAAGAGAAGCAGAATTCCAAGTAGAAGCTTCCTGTGATTTAGAGATCCCTTATAAAAAGAATGTTCCATTCTCGATTGGATTTAGGACGGATGGCCTACTCTCCCAGAGAGCTGGATCTTCTGTTTCTATCTTGGACGGGATCTTTGCAATTTCTGGTTCAGAGATCACAATCAACGATTTTCAAAATACTACACTATACTCTGA
Protein-coding regions in this window:
- a CDS encoding methylmalonyl-CoA mutase family protein, whose translation is MEPEIYTPHNKLKFVTAASLFDGHDASINIMRRILQSSGAEVVHLGHNRSVQEIVDCAIQEDVQGIAVTSYQGGHVEYFKYMIDLLKEKESSHIKVFGGGGGTILPSEIQELEAYGVSKIYSPDDGRSLGLQGMINDLLQKSDFIPPHRFNGNLFAEIRKKNPIAIAESISLVESSENDPKKIDPGKLDFPLSKKTIPILGITGTGGAGKSSLTDELVRRFIHDFEDKTIAIISVDPSKRKTGGALLGDRIRMNSISHPRVYMRSFATREANIALNRNVKKSLDVLKSSEFDLVIVETAGIGQSDSEITEVSDLSLYVMTPEFGAATQLEKIDMIDYADLIAVNKCDKRGALDAIRDVQKQFQRSRKLFDQGPETMPVFGTIASQFNDPGTNNLYVALIDSLNKKFNLDWKSNFAASAETSQKIHIIPPDRQRYLAEIAEECEKYENFVKKESETAEVLYRIKGTIEVLKERGKNVSDLEEEYSKREEGLHPDTKKILKEWDSKLEKYSGEFFTYKVRDKEIKVENFTKSLSNLNIPKVSVPKFRNWGEIVKWSYTENFPGEFPFAAGVFPFKRTGEDPTRMFAGEGGPERTNARFHYVSHGMPAHRLSTAFDSVTLYGEDPGLRPDIYGKIGNSGVSIATLDDAKKLYSGFDLCSPSTSVSMTINGPAPMLLSFFLNTAIDQTCEKYIRAEGKVEEAKSKLAEIYSKKGVPVPHYKGEIPKGNDGLGLLLLGTTGDQILPKEVYEKIKKETLSSVRGTVQADILKEDQAQNTCIFSTEFALKLMGDIQEYFIWNKIRNFYSVSISGYHIAEAGANPITQVAFTLANGFTFVEYYLSRGMKIDDFAPNLSFFFSNGIDPEYAVIGRVARKIWAKSMKYKYSGSERSQMLKYHIQTSGRSLHAQEIAFNDIRTTLQALYAIYDNCNSLHTNAYDEAITTPTEESVRRAMAIQLIINRELGLAKNENPLQGSFIIDDLSALVEEAILSEFRRISERGGVLGAMERMYQRNKIQEESLEYEHRKHTGEIPVIGVNTFLGKDGSPTILPEEVIRSTEDEKKAQIRELEAFQFRNKEESSEALKNLQAACLSGENGFEALVEAGKVCSLGQMTHSLYEVGGQYRRSM
- a CDS encoding LIC_11090 family protein gives rise to the protein MKTISIILTQCFLFQSLVFGSGWFCGMLAGEIKLCHCNHGSQKEKHSDSEDSRFSSKLADSGEDHSNSKPSSLPDCHSAKSGEAHKCACKKAKDKASYLSGTICTQFFTYSKLENIAPETLGSELLSRIQEGCGVFVSFDLERPPQFS
- a CDS encoding MbnP family copper-binding protein, with the protein product MKSLCRSVIAAASLIFIGCDGSSSPNAALLALATLSPPGIEFKAVVGDSDASCGGDITGHGDSHSSSVTIQHVAGVMPIGLKDLRFYVSEFELVDQNDNIITLDVPNTGAWQYGGVALLDFENGKGSCSGTTETNNFVQASVENKTYKTLRFTLGVPESLNHIDYSVAPSPLNVSGLAWSWTMGYRFFVGEFLSNDAATLGNAAVLHIGSAGCSESAGVYTCTNSNRTVIELTPTEGFNPFTQKVQFDLKKAVTGWDISTGSKSCHSMGAMDSATCSLVYPNFGLDYSTGNAGSTTQTVFGIISK
- a CDS encoding methanobactin export MATE transporter MbnM, whose translation is MNKYITFSLLFLLLFQCTQLGLAKEKSSGSESILLLLGTSPSEGTPYTWDLPAGFPAPKVPSDNPITVEKIDLGRFLFYDTRLSENETQSCGSCHKQENAFTDGLTVSVGSTGQSHPRNAQHLSNVAYNLRQTWANPVLKKLEDQARVPMFGDNPVELGMKDREDLLLERLSTDSDYVSKFKSAFPNDQNPFSILNITKALSSFQRTFISGNSAYDRYQAGDFSALSPSAIRGKNLFFGEKAECFHCHGGFNFTDTVLHTGTVFEEVTFHNNGLDSSRFVSPNGGLYEFTFKEEDRGKFRAPSLRNVELTAPYMHDGSIPDLLSVVNHYVNGGTGDGTTNPYRDVFVRSFSLSESEKQDLVEFLKSLTDTEFTTNPKFQDPF